The following are encoded together in the Thermosipho japonicus genome:
- a CDS encoding DUF370 domain-containing protein, translating to MEQVVKISNNLYIPRNRIIAVLPISSAVARKMRGMHKVGGSIVNMTFGEESKTILIMDSGHIFVTSKTLEEVDEALWR from the coding sequence GTGGAACAAGTTGTGAAAATCTCAAATAATCTTTATATTCCAAGAAACCGTATAATTGCAGTTTTACCGATTTCTTCTGCTGTTGCCAGAAAAATGAGGGGAATGCATAAGGTTGGGGGAAGTATTGTGAATATGACATTTGGTGAGGAGTCTAAGACTATTTTAATCATGGACAGTGGGCATATTTTCGTTACATCGAAAACATTGGAAGAGGTTGATGAGGCTCTGTGGAGATAA
- a CDS encoding M20 family metallopeptidase produces the protein MDSIELRHILHQNPEISFREFETQKILLSALKDLKDERLKIYKIAGTGVIALYEPKKGEPFILYRSDIDGLPIEEETEWEFASKNSNMHACGHDVHMSVAYELIKKILSSNIEKNFVFIFQPGEETGAGARYVLDEIEELDIKLALALHVTDEYDFKTVATTKGVLFASATEIDLAFSGKASHVAFYKSGIDSIYLASKFLTEFYNLTFDNAIARFGKIEGGNARNIVSPQTTLMGSIRSESLNITEEIINKIQEVAKSVVQKNGGEFSISKGSVYPPVIVNDKLYELFREFAQKNNIQFIDCGMKYTGEDFGYFSQEYPSLMFWAGVSKGEKYGLHNPKFLPNDEVIPYYADLVFNFLKELEV, from the coding sequence ATGGATTCAATCGAGCTCAGACACATTTTACACCAAAACCCAGAAATATCTTTTAGAGAATTTGAAACTCAAAAAATATTACTTTCAGCCCTAAAGGATCTCAAAGACGAAAGACTAAAAATTTATAAAATAGCTGGTACAGGCGTAATTGCATTGTACGAACCAAAGAAAGGTGAACCTTTCATACTCTATAGATCAGACATTGATGGACTTCCAATTGAAGAAGAGACAGAATGGGAATTTGCTTCTAAAAATTCTAATATGCATGCATGCGGCCATGACGTGCATATGTCAGTCGCATATGAACTAATTAAAAAAATACTTTCTTCAAATATAGAAAAAAATTTTGTCTTCATATTCCAACCAGGTGAGGAAACAGGAGCCGGTGCAAGGTACGTGTTAGATGAAATTGAAGAACTTGACATAAAACTTGCTCTGGCATTACACGTCACCGATGAATATGATTTTAAAACTGTTGCAACAACTAAAGGAGTTTTATTTGCAAGTGCTACCGAAATTGACTTAGCATTCTCCGGTAAAGCCTCTCACGTTGCTTTCTACAAATCTGGTATTGACTCAATATATCTTGCAAGTAAATTTTTGACCGAATTTTACAATCTAACTTTTGACAACGCAATTGCAAGATTTGGAAAAATAGAAGGAGGAAATGCAAGAAACATTGTCTCTCCTCAAACCACATTAATGGGAAGTATCAGATCAGAATCTTTAAATATCACTGAAGAAATAATAAATAAAATACAAGAAGTAGCAAAAAGTGTTGTTCAAAAAAATGGTGGAGAATTTTCAATATCAAAAGGTTCTGTATACCCACCTGTAATTGTGAATGATAAATTGTATGAACTATTTAGAGAATTTGCACAAAAAAATAATATACAATTTATTGATTGTGGAATGAAATATACAGGTGAAGACTTTGGTTATTTCTCTCAAGAATATCCTTCATTGATGTTCTGGGCGGGAGTTTCAAAAGGCGAAAAATACGGACTTCACAATCCAAAGTTTTTACCTAACGACGAAGTTATACCATATTATGCAGATCTTGTTTTCAATTTTTTAAAGGAGTTGGAAGTATGA
- the lysA gene encoding diaminopimelate decarboxylase has protein sequence MNEIFQKVASEFGTPVYIYFEKILEERINKVKNVFEEINFFPTFAAKANNNPAILKILKNHGFGVDILGEGELLACKIASIEGDKIVWNGNGKTKEQKDLMKEYKVKYVNVDSKEEFENLWKNGDDFELFLRVNPDIDAKTHPYISTGLKKHKFGVDFKTAEEILKSQKISGVHIHIGSQITDVKPFKEAIEKTLKLCQKYNIEKINIGGGWGIKYKDENEINTQEYKEEIIPLLKNFKLVINELGRFIIAPAGFLLTKVILVKKTDEKFFVVTESGMNHLLRPALYNAYHKIEILNNSKGEILVDVVGPLCESGDFLAKERKIKKPEIGDLLVIKNAGAYGFSMANNYNGTIRPAEVLITKDGKTKLIRKRETFDDLFKNVIL, from the coding sequence ATGAATGAGATATTCCAAAAAGTTGCTAGTGAATTTGGAACACCTGTTTACATATATTTTGAAAAAATTTTAGAAGAGAGAATAAATAAAGTAAAAAATGTCTTTGAAGAAATTAATTTTTTCCCTACATTTGCAGCAAAGGCAAACAACAATCCTGCGATTTTAAAAATTCTAAAAAATCATGGATTTGGAGTAGATATATTAGGTGAAGGAGAACTTCTTGCATGTAAAATTGCTTCAATAGAGGGAGACAAAATTGTCTGGAATGGAAACGGTAAAACAAAAGAGCAAAAAGATTTAATGAAGGAATATAAAGTAAAATATGTAAATGTTGACAGCAAAGAAGAATTTGAAAATTTATGGAAAAACGGAGATGATTTTGAACTGTTTTTAAGGGTAAATCCCGATATAGATGCAAAAACACATCCATACATATCAACTGGATTAAAAAAGCACAAATTTGGTGTTGATTTTAAAACAGCTGAAGAAATTTTAAAATCTCAAAAAATTAGCGGGGTTCATATACATATTGGCTCCCAAATAACAGATGTAAAACCTTTCAAAGAGGCTATAGAAAAAACTTTAAAACTTTGCCAAAAATACAACATAGAAAAGATAAATATCGGTGGAGGATGGGGAATTAAATATAAAGATGAAAATGAGATAAATACTCAAGAATACAAAGAAGAAATAATTCCACTTTTGAAAAATTTTAAATTAGTCATAAATGAACTTGGAAGGTTTATAATCGCTCCTGCAGGATTTCTTTTAACAAAGGTAATATTGGTCAAAAAAACAGATGAAAAATTCTTTGTTGTAACTGAAAGTGGAATGAATCATCTCCTTAGGCCAGCACTTTACAATGCATATCACAAAATAGAGATATTAAATAACAGTAAAGGCGAAATTCTCGTTGATGTAGTTGGCCCTCTATGTGAATCTGGAGATTTTCTTGCAAAGGAAAGAAAAATTAAAAAACCTGAAATTGGGGATCTATTAGTTATCAAAAACGCAGGTGCATACGGTTTTTCAATGGCAAACAACTATAACGGAACAATAAGACCTGCAGAAGTTTTAATTACAAAAGATGGTAAAACAAAGCTTATCAGAAAACGAGAAACGTTTGATGATTTGTTTAAAAATGTAATTTTGTAA
- a CDS encoding DUF933 domain-containing protein, with protein sequence MKIGIIGLPQVGKTTIFSLLTGIEVDPYSPIHQKGVAKVYDKRVDILSKMYNPKKTTYATLEFYDTPSLDPSDKKSRTQVFNMVQNADALLLVLRAFKNDSVPYPENGETAFKQLKLALDEFIFRDLEIITNRIERLENAKRKLDNREENELKLLKELAKVLENEEFLSKYELTDDQRKLISSYSLVTLRPIIIALNLDEEQFSSNSYETKEEVLELVKEYNFAYIELCGLMEKEIQELDEEERAEFLKDLGIEQTGIERLSKVVYDQLGLISFFTVGPDEVRAWTLKKKSTAVEAAGAIHSDLARGFIKAEVIKYKDLIELGSEKEVKEKGLMKLVGKEHIIEDGDIITIRFNV encoded by the coding sequence TTGAAGATAGGAATAATTGGTCTTCCACAAGTTGGAAAGACGACCATATTTTCACTTTTGACTGGAATAGAGGTTGATCCATATTCTCCTATACATCAAAAAGGTGTTGCAAAGGTTTATGATAAAAGAGTTGATATTTTGTCAAAGATGTACAACCCAAAAAAAACAACTTATGCAACCCTTGAATTTTATGATACGCCATCTCTTGATCCTTCAGATAAAAAGAGTAGAACACAGGTATTTAATATGGTCCAAAATGCCGATGCACTTTTATTAGTTTTGAGGGCTTTTAAAAATGATAGTGTTCCATATCCAGAAAATGGTGAAACAGCATTTAAACAATTGAAATTGGCTTTGGATGAGTTTATATTTAGAGATCTTGAAATTATTACAAATAGAATTGAAAGACTTGAAAATGCAAAAAGAAAACTTGATAATCGCGAAGAAAATGAGTTAAAGCTTTTAAAAGAACTGGCAAAGGTTCTTGAAAACGAAGAGTTTCTTTCAAAATATGAATTAACCGATGATCAAAGAAAATTGATCTCCAGCTATTCTCTTGTAACTTTAAGACCAATTATAATAGCACTTAATCTAGATGAGGAGCAATTTTCTTCAAATAGTTATGAAACAAAAGAAGAAGTATTAGAGCTTGTTAAAGAGTACAATTTTGCATATATTGAACTATGTGGATTAATGGAAAAGGAAATACAGGAACTTGATGAAGAAGAAAGAGCAGAGTTTTTAAAGGACCTTGGAATTGAGCAAACAGGAATAGAAAGACTTTCAAAGGTTGTATATGACCAACTTGGCCTTATTTCATTCTTTACAGTTGGACCTGATGAAGTTAGGGCATGGACTTTAAAGAAAAAAAGTACTGCTGTAGAAGCAGCGGGAGCAATACATTCTGACCTTGCAAGAGGATTTATTAAAGCCGAGGTTATTAAATACAAAGACTTAATAGAGCTCGGTAGTGAAAAAGAGGTAAAGGAAAAAGGATTGATGAAATTAGTTGGAAAAGAGCATATAATTGAAGATGGTGATATAATTACAATAAGATTTAATGTTTAG
- a CDS encoding RNA-guided endonuclease TnpB family protein — MLITYKFRIYPTREQEEKLSKHFGHTRFVYNFFLNYASTIYKVMGRSTYYNEWASVLTKLKRMDKYSWLKEVNSQMLQQSLKDLERAFKNFFKKQAGYPRFKKKKFSRQTFRVPQHIQLYIKEDNPKYGLIFVPKFKEGIKFRLHRKITKDGKIKQATFIKTATNKYYVAIVFEVKDVKVQNTSTNILGIDLGIKDTITLSDGRKYSMPDLFEYEKRLKRLHKRLSRKQKGSKNRDKARLRLAKLYEKIANIKSDWIHKITHSLTSKNQVGKIVVEALNIKGMVQNHKLAKHIHMQSWGKFKELLEYKAKRCGIEIIKADRYYPSSQMCSECGYINKEVKNLSIREWTCLECGAHHDRDVNAAKNLAKYGLILSVGREPSEFTPVDRALAAEPKWGLRVITG; from the coding sequence ATGTTAATAACCTACAAATTTCGTATTTACCCTACGAGAGAACAAGAAGAAAAACTTTCTAAACATTTTGGTCACACCAGATTTGTGTACAATTTCTTTTTGAATTACGCCTCTACCATTTACAAAGTGATGGGACGTTCTACATACTATAACGAATGGGCATCTGTTTTGACAAAACTCAAAAGGATGGACAAATATTCATGGCTAAAGGAAGTAAATTCTCAAATGCTTCAACAATCACTAAAAGACTTAGAACGCGCATTCAAAAATTTCTTCAAAAAACAAGCCGGCTATCCAAGGTTCAAGAAAAAGAAATTCTCTCGACAAACTTTTCGTGTTCCACAACATATTCAGTTGTATATTAAAGAAGATAATCCAAAATACGGCCTTATATTTGTACCAAAGTTTAAAGAAGGCATAAAATTTCGATTGCACAGAAAGATTACGAAAGATGGAAAAATCAAACAGGCAACGTTCATCAAAACGGCGACGAACAAATACTATGTTGCAATAGTCTTTGAAGTCAAAGACGTTAAAGTACAAAATACTTCTACCAATATTCTAGGTATAGACCTTGGGATTAAGGACACAATTACATTGAGTGATGGTAGAAAATACAGCATGCCAGATCTTTTTGAATACGAGAAACGACTCAAGAGACTTCATAAGCGATTATCAAGAAAACAAAAAGGTTCAAAGAATAGGGATAAGGCACGTTTGCGTCTTGCAAAATTGTACGAAAAAATAGCAAATATAAAAAGTGACTGGATTCATAAGATTACACACAGTCTTACCAGCAAAAACCAAGTTGGTAAGATTGTGGTAGAAGCTCTTAATATCAAAGGTATGGTTCAAAATCACAAACTCGCAAAGCACATCCACATGCAATCGTGGGGTAAATTCAAAGAACTTCTCGAATACAAAGCAAAACGCTGTGGGATTGAAATAATAAAAGCAGACAGATACTATCCATCAAGTCAGATGTGTAGTGAATGCGGATACATAAATAAAGAAGTAAAAAACTTAAGTATTAGAGAATGGACGTGCCTTGAATGTGGAGCACACCATGATAGAGATGTAAATGCTGCTAAGAATCTAGCTAAGTATGGCTTAATACTATCAGTAGGGCGGGAACCGTCCGAATTTACGCCCGTGGACCGTGCACTGGCAGCGGAACCCAAATGGGGTCTACGAGTCATCACGGGTTGA
- a CDS encoding ABC transporter permease, protein MKSLKRNFELLKIGMELSLRRLLYFRISTLFNVLGNALFLIVNILFWKLIYTNIEVFNGWTLEQMYLFTAFSEFFHIFTMIFFPVAGKLWKFIYTGKLDIYLTKPLEPYVLINILYIRLENIFNAIPSIIWIIIIINFYKIKLDILSFFIGLLFNFIAVFIYSLVQMSTSTASFWFGKISAIDELSDSLAMLVNYPHTIFPFFIRIFMITLLPFGYASTVPAFVTLKMNYIGTFWALLLGAVFSIMMWITIFKILWKLGMKRYESYGG, encoded by the coding sequence TTGAAAAGTCTTAAAAGAAATTTTGAGTTACTTAAAATTGGTATGGAGCTGAGTTTGAGAAGGCTTTTATATTTTAGAATTTCAACTTTATTTAATGTACTAGGAAATGCCCTTTTTCTTATAGTAAACATACTATTTTGGAAGCTTATTTATACAAATATAGAGGTTTTTAATGGTTGGACATTAGAACAAATGTACCTTTTTACAGCATTTTCAGAGTTTTTTCATATCTTTACTATGATTTTTTTTCCTGTTGCAGGAAAATTATGGAAGTTTATATATACAGGAAAACTAGATATATACCTTACAAAACCTTTAGAACCGTATGTACTAATAAATATACTTTATATACGCCTGGAAAATATTTTTAATGCTATTCCTTCAATTATATGGATAATTATCATTATTAATTTTTACAAAATTAAATTAGACATTTTATCGTTTTTTATAGGTCTTCTTTTTAATTTTATTGCTGTTTTTATTTACTCTTTGGTTCAAATGTCTACAAGTACAGCTTCTTTCTGGTTTGGGAAAATATCAGCTATTGATGAACTTTCTGATTCTCTTGCTATGCTAGTAAATTACCCTCATACAATATTTCCATTCTTTATTCGTATTTTTATGATTACCCTTTTGCCTTTTGGATATGCTTCAACTGTTCCCGCTTTTGTTACCTTGAAAATGAATTATATTGGAACTTTTTGGGCGCTTTTATTAGGGGCTGTTTTTTCTATTATGATGTGGATAACTATTTTCAAAATTTTATGGAAACTAGGAATGAAAAGATATGAAAGCTATGGAGGATAA
- the truB gene encoding tRNA pseudouridine(55) synthase TruB codes for MVGFLNAFKPKGVTSHDVIDELRKKLKIKKIGHAGTLDPFAEGVLVIGISGATRLLEYLKNEKKRYYVKAILGLITETFDITGQVKEERVCQKSYDEIKDAILSFKGRYKQVPPAYSAKKYNGERLYKLAREGKIISLPPVEVEIYEIENIKINPPEFSFEVVVSPGTYIRSLCMDIGYKLGCGATAVELVRKSVGKFSIEDSINPFELSSEQIVNRILRVEKVLDLPQVEVYKDYVEKIFNGVQPTMDFVKEIRDDFKKDQDVMLICDGRLVAIAISQRTSGFLKKNEVRGSVFKLKKVFREGMF; via the coding sequence ATGGTAGGATTTTTGAATGCATTTAAACCAAAAGGTGTCACATCTCATGACGTTATTGATGAACTAAGAAAAAAGCTTAAAATAAAGAAAATAGGCCATGCAGGAACACTTGATCCTTTTGCAGAAGGTGTTCTAGTTATTGGTATTTCTGGTGCAACAAGACTTTTGGAGTATTTAAAGAATGAAAAAAAGAGATACTATGTAAAAGCTATCTTAGGATTGATTACAGAAACTTTTGATATTACTGGACAAGTAAAGGAAGAAAGAGTATGTCAAAAAAGCTATGATGAAATAAAAGATGCAATTTTATCTTTTAAGGGAAGATACAAGCAGGTTCCACCGGCATATTCAGCCAAGAAATATAATGGTGAAAGGTTATATAAACTTGCAAGAGAAGGAAAGATTATTTCACTTCCACCTGTTGAAGTTGAAATATATGAAATAGAAAATATAAAGATAAATCCTCCAGAATTTTCCTTTGAGGTGGTAGTTTCACCGGGAACATATATTAGAAGTTTGTGTATGGATATAGGTTACAAGCTTGGTTGTGGGGCAACAGCTGTTGAACTTGTAAGAAAAAGTGTAGGAAAATTTTCTATTGAAGATTCAATTAATCCATTTGAATTATCTTCTGAGCAAATTGTAAATAGGATTTTAAGAGTAGAGAAAGTTTTGGATTTACCACAGGTTGAGGTTTATAAAGATTACGTTGAAAAGATATTTAATGGTGTACAACCAACTATGGATTTTGTAAAAGAGATAAGGGATGATTTTAAAAAAGATCAAGATGTTATGCTTATTTGTGATGGTAGATTAGTTGCAATTGCCATTTCGCAGAGAACGTCAGGTTTTCTAAAAAAGAATGAGGTAAGAGGAAGTGTATTTAAGTTAAAAAAAGTTTTTAGGGAGGGAATGTTTTGA
- the tnpA gene encoding IS200/IS605 family transposase produces the protein MILESNNHSVFKLNYHLVLVTKYRRPVINDRISNRLKEIFEYIGDKYRIKLKEFNHDKDHIHVLFSAQPNSQLSKFINAYKSASSRLVKKEFPQIKDKLWKSAFWSKSYCLLTVGGAPLEVLKEYIKSQGRDKNVNNLQISYLPYERTRRKTF, from the coding sequence TTGATTCTTGAATCTAATAATCATTCAGTATTTAAATTAAACTATCATCTTGTGCTCGTGACAAAATATAGACGCCCGGTAATTAACGATCGTATATCGAATCGTCTTAAAGAGATTTTTGAATATATTGGTGATAAGTATCGTATTAAACTCAAGGAATTTAATCATGATAAAGATCATATTCATGTTTTGTTCTCTGCGCAACCAAATTCGCAGCTATCTAAGTTCATAAATGCATATAAAAGTGCTTCGTCTAGACTTGTTAAGAAAGAGTTTCCGCAAATCAAAGATAAACTTTGGAAATCCGCTTTTTGGTCTAAGAGCTATTGCCTTTTGACAGTAGGTGGAGCGCCTTTAGAAGTACTGAAAGAATATATCAAATCTCAAGGACGTGATAAAAATGTTAATAACCTACAAATTTCGTATTTACCCTACGAGAGAACAAGAAGAAAAACTTTCTAA
- the pheS gene encoding phenylalanine--tRNA ligase subunit alpha, producing the protein MDEIKQLVDAAKKEIDNAEDLQQLNQIRVKYLGKKGLITSQMKKLKDLPQQERPKFGAVVNKAKSEVEDYLNNRMNELYRIEKQKKYEKLRVDVTLSGARKDRGHLHILTKIQKELEDIFISMGFEVVEGPEVEDTWHNFDALNTPEWHPARDVQDSFYFTDKILLRTHTSPVQVRTMLERKPPLAIISPGRVFRRDYDSTHLPMFTQMEGLYVDKNVTVKHLKYTLEEMARKVFGDNAKVRLKPSFFPFTEPSYEVDILFNGKWLEILGAGMVDPNVFKNVGYDPNEWSGFAFGLGLERIAMVKYGIRDIRDFIKNDVRFLENY; encoded by the coding sequence ATGGACGAGATCAAACAACTTGTTGATGCTGCCAAAAAAGAAATAGATAACGCAGAAGATCTTCAGCAATTAAATCAGATAAGGGTTAAATATCTTGGAAAAAAAGGGTTAATAACCTCTCAGATGAAAAAGTTAAAGGATCTTCCACAACAAGAAAGACCAAAATTTGGTGCAGTTGTTAATAAAGCAAAATCGGAAGTGGAAGATTATTTAAATAATAGAATGAATGAGTTATATAGAATAGAAAAACAAAAAAAATATGAAAAACTAAGAGTTGATGTTACACTTTCAGGTGCAAGAAAAGATAGAGGGCATTTGCATATTCTTACAAAAATACAAAAAGAGTTGGAAGATATATTCATTTCAATGGGTTTTGAGGTAGTAGAAGGTCCAGAAGTGGAGGATACATGGCACAATTTTGATGCATTAAATACACCAGAATGGCATCCTGCAAGAGATGTTCAAGATTCATTTTATTTTACAGATAAAATTTTGCTAAGAACACATACTTCACCAGTTCAGGTAAGAACAATGCTTGAAAGAAAACCACCACTTGCTATTATTTCACCAGGTAGAGTTTTTAGGAGAGATTATGATTCTACACACCTTCCAATGTTTACCCAAATGGAAGGCTTGTATGTAGATAAAAATGTTACGGTAAAGCATTTAAAATATACATTGGAGGAGATGGCAAGAAAAGTTTTTGGTGACAATGCAAAGGTTAGATTAAAACCGAGCTTTTTTCCATTTACAGAGCCAAGCTATGAAGTTGATATCCTATTTAATGGAAAGTGGCTTGAAATTTTAGGAGCAGGTATGGTTGATCCAAATGTCTTCAAAAACGTAGGATATGATCCAAATGAATGGTCTGGTTTTGCATTTGGCCTTGGCCTTGAAAGAATTGCGATGGTTAAGTACGGAATAAGAGATATTAGAGATTTTATAAAAAATGATGTGAGGTTTTTGGAGAATTACTGA
- a CDS encoding ABC transporter permease yields the protein MRILNIMKEAYILNLKRSFSNRMELFTKLFGYPARLFMIYFLWISILDNKAFSGVEKSYVLGYYTVSLFLIQMYPFIRKSREIREKIFSGEIVNYLSRNIPFGVVNLMEYASTVTVYFLFVAPIAYILLGLVTRVFPDFLTLILFLILAFLGSILRFLIWYVIGLISFYTHENIGIITFYLTLENILSGALLPLNLFPQQFQTIFGLLPFRLMLYTPVNFLFDRATFLDFFNVLFLQLFWLIVVFGISEFVWKNGLKRFTAFGI from the coding sequence ATGAGAATTCTAAATATAATGAAAGAAGCATATATTTTGAATTTGAAAAGATCTTTTAGTAATAGGATGGAGCTATTTACAAAGCTTTTTGGTTATCCTGCAAGATTATTTATGATCTACTTTCTATGGATATCTATTTTAGACAACAAGGCATTTTCTGGGGTAGAAAAATCGTATGTTCTTGGTTATTACACAGTTTCACTTTTTTTAATTCAAATGTATCCTTTTATAAGAAAATCACGTGAAATAAGGGAAAAGATTTTTTCTGGAGAGATAGTTAATTACCTTTCAAGAAATATCCCGTTTGGAGTTGTTAATCTAATGGAATATGCGTCAACAGTTACGGTGTACTTTCTTTTTGTAGCTCCAATTGCATACATACTTTTGGGGTTGGTAACTAGAGTTTTTCCAGATTTTCTAACACTGATTTTGTTTTTAATACTTGCGTTTTTGGGTAGTATATTAAGATTTTTAATTTGGTATGTTATAGGATTGATTTCTTTTTACACGCATGAAAATATTGGGATTATAACATTCTATTTGACGCTTGAAAATATACTTTCTGGAGCACTTTTGCCATTAAATCTTTTTCCACAACAGTTTCAAACAATTTTTGGACTACTTCCTTTTAGATTAATGTTGTATACGCCTGTAAATTTTCTCTTTGATAGGGCGACTTTTTTAGACTTTTTTAACGTACTTTTTCTACAACTATTCTGGTTAATTGTTGTTTTTGGTATATCTGAATTTGTTTGGAAAAATGGACTTAAAAGATTTACAGCATTTGGAATTTAG
- a CDS encoding TIGR04013 family B12-binding domain/radical SAM domain-containing protein: MEIKRLLFRYSQNNRYSITALVASIYSYRKDLELVDIRNFEEIFSYKKEGTVVLYSFMSFDLESVVVELKELKKSGYMVVAGGPHATAMPQQLLNFGFDYVFVGDGEENIRNFIDSDFPENRIYDGITKRVDLSDYPPFCPEKSLYMPIEITRGCPFSCGYCQTPRLAGKLVRHRPIEQIVEYSKIGVKNNRKIARFISPNSFGYGSKNGVTPNPEAVDTLLYNLKKVGVEEIYFGTFPSDVRPESVNEEILKVIKKYVNNKYIVIGAQSGSERVLEMIRRGHNLEEIERALSLLKEYDFIPRVDFIFGFPFETEEDIEKTFEFIKKIVNKYKAKVHAHTFMPLPGTPLANIGPGVLTKKHYKFLGLLTSQGYLDGYWLKQEQLARRVADVNSSSPI; encoded by the coding sequence GTGGAGATAAAGAGATTATTATTTAGATACAGCCAAAATAATAGATATAGTATAACAGCGCTTGTTGCGTCTATTTATTCTTACAGAAAGGATTTAGAACTTGTTGATATAAGGAACTTTGAAGAAATTTTTTCGTATAAAAAAGAGGGGACAGTAGTCCTCTATTCTTTTATGAGTTTTGATCTTGAATCGGTGGTAGTTGAGTTAAAAGAATTAAAGAAATCAGGATATATGGTGGTTGCTGGTGGCCCTCATGCAACTGCGATGCCACAGCAATTATTGAATTTTGGGTTTGATTATGTATTTGTTGGTGACGGGGAAGAAAATATACGTAATTTTATAGATAGTGATTTTCCAGAAAATAGAATATATGATGGGATAACAAAAAGGGTAGATCTTTCTGATTATCCTCCGTTTTGTCCTGAAAAAAGTTTGTATATGCCTATAGAGATAACAAGGGGATGTCCATTTTCGTGTGGATATTGTCAGACTCCAAGACTTGCTGGAAAATTAGTAAGGCATAGACCTATCGAGCAAATAGTTGAATACTCAAAAATAGGTGTGAAAAATAATAGGAAAATTGCAAGATTTATTTCTCCAAATTCATTTGGATACGGTAGTAAAAATGGTGTAACTCCAAATCCTGAAGCAGTTGATACCCTACTTTATAACTTAAAAAAGGTTGGAGTTGAAGAAATATATTTTGGAACGTTTCCTTCGGATGTTAGACCCGAGAGCGTCAATGAGGAAATACTTAAGGTTATAAAAAAGTATGTTAATAATAAATACATAGTAATTGGGGCGCAGAGTGGAAGTGAAAGAGTATTGGAAATGATAAGAAGAGGGCATAATTTAGAGGAAATTGAAAGAGCACTATCATTATTAAAAGAATATGACTTTATTCCTCGAGTAGATTTTATCTTTGGTTTTCCGTTTGAAACTGAAGAGGATATTGAAAAAACTTTTGAATTTATCAAAAAAATTGTAAATAAATACAAAGCCAAGGTGCATGCGCATACCTTTATGCCACTTCCAGGTACTCCACTTGCAAATATTGGACCAGGTGTTCTTACAAAGAAACATTACAAATTCCTGGGATTATTAACTTCACAAGGGTATCTTGATGGTTATTGGTTAAAACAAGAGCAACTTGCAAGGAGGGTTGCAGATGTTAATAGCAGCAGCCCAATTTAG